In the Candidatus Rhodoblastus alkanivorans genome, one interval contains:
- a CDS encoding phosphorylase: MNGRLPSRSREFAAAALAKPRIAIVVGMTSEARIADAGPDLTIIGGGSAARVEAGLAQAHRRAADQGRPLQGVLSFGVAGALAPHLRPGDLLAPVVVMAEAGVFPCHAGWAGHLARVLPGARTGALLGADAAIVTPERKRRLHQERGAHAVDMESHGAARFAAENDLPFAVLRAVADPQERAIPPAALAGFRPDGAADGWAVLAALARSPGQTAALIRTAFDARAAIAALLGSRRLLGGFFGFDQVV, translated from the coding sequence ATGAACGGCCGCCTTCCTTCCAGATCTCGCGAATTTGCGGCGGCCGCGCTTGCGAAGCCGCGCATCGCGATCGTCGTGGGCATGACGTCCGAGGCGCGCATCGCCGACGCCGGGCCGGATCTGACCATCATCGGCGGCGGTTCGGCGGCGCGGGTCGAGGCCGGCCTCGCGCAGGCCCATCGCCGGGCCGCCGACCAGGGCCGTCCGTTACAGGGCGTGCTGAGCTTCGGGGTCGCTGGCGCGCTCGCGCCCCATTTGCGGCCGGGCGACCTGCTCGCGCCGGTGGTCGTGATGGCGGAGGCGGGCGTCTTTCCCTGTCATGCCGGTTGGGCCGGCCATCTGGCGCGCGTCCTGCCCGGGGCGCGGACCGGCGCTCTGCTCGGCGCCGACGCGGCCATCGTCACGCCGGAACGCAAGCGCCGCCTGCATCAGGAGCGCGGCGCTCACGCCGTGGATATGGAATCGCATGGCGCCGCGCGTTTTGCGGCGGAAAACGACCTGCCCTTCGCGGTTCTGCGCGCGGTCGCCGACCCGCAGGAACGCGCCATTCCCCCCGCCGCCCTGGCCGGTTTCCGGCCGGACGGCGCGGCCGACGGCTGGGCGGTGCTGGCTGCGCTCGCCCGCAGTCCCGGCCAGACCGCCGCGCTGATCCGCACGGCCTTCGACGCGCGGGCGGCGATCGCCGCCTTACTCGGCAGCCGCCGTCTGCTTGGGGGCTTTTTCGGTTTCGACCAGGTCGTTTAG
- a CDS encoding heme-binding protein: MTNANAPASMKLPEGFHINEVKSLANERLRSLLNFAPSLGVLSNFQGAFAGKGFNLIFRPQSAATPTPLPNPANGPNDNILELNVTTENLAFSASLGSIPNRGMVQGDIFLNGVPYVQTVNDVTNGAPVAIHFEPGIWLAVPATTNPAEAVTFVRMASVPHGTTINLQGSASAVIAGPPTIPSVDPTPFFDATRAPFRFPSQTATDKNTFRIPQDLTSHIASGSITQAILDDPNTVLRNAIAGQTIVSTVILEVASAPETPAGQLAIPAVGGGNADIAFLTVNANVPNQQAGPANKIFAGAKATFWIETVEHEILVPIFHPGQLPLTLPGAPHPTLGIPGPRFVIHPPFPIPRPIPIKVHSTQIQYSQVVLLNFNGLTWPHVSVATLAPSTPIAPPPSVWDAVRRAP; encoded by the coding sequence ATGACGAACGCGAATGCTCCTGCTTCGATGAAATTACCGGAGGGATTCCACATTAATGAAGTCAAGTCGCTGGCAAACGAGCGGCTGAGGTCGCTACTGAATTTTGCGCCATCGCTTGGCGTTCTGTCCAATTTCCAAGGCGCTTTTGCGGGCAAGGGATTCAATCTGATATTCCGACCCCAAAGCGCCGCCACGCCCACGCCGCTGCCCAATCCCGCGAACGGCCCCAACGACAACATCCTCGAACTCAATGTCACAACTGAAAACCTGGCGTTTTCGGCGAGTCTTGGCAGCATTCCCAATCGCGGGATGGTCCAGGGCGATATTTTTCTAAACGGCGTTCCCTATGTTCAAACCGTCAATGATGTGACGAATGGCGCGCCCGTCGCGATCCATTTCGAACCGGGAATTTGGCTTGCCGTGCCGGCAACCACAAACCCGGCCGAGGCGGTCACATTCGTGCGCATGGCCTCGGTTCCGCATGGAACGACAATCAACCTGCAAGGGTCCGCTTCCGCGGTCATTGCCGGTCCACCGACGATTCCGTCGGTGGACCCGACGCCGTTCTTCGACGCGACGCGGGCGCCGTTCCGCTTCCCGAGCCAGACCGCGACCGACAAGAATACTTTTCGCATACCCCAGGATCTTACCAGCCATATTGCCAGCGGCTCGATTACGCAGGCAATCCTCGATGATCCCAATACCGTGCTCCGCAACGCCATCGCGGGACAGACGATCGTCAGCACGGTGATCCTCGAAGTCGCCAGCGCGCCGGAGACGCCCGCGGGGCAGCTCGCGATCCCGGCAGTTGGCGGCGGGAACGCGGACATCGCCTTTCTCACCGTCAACGCCAATGTTCCTAATCAGCAGGCTGGTCCCGCAAATAAAATTTTTGCGGGCGCAAAGGCGACCTTCTGGATCGAAACAGTCGAGCACGAAATTCTCGTGCCTATATTTCACCCCGGACAGCTCCCGCTCACGCTTCCAGGCGCCCCGCACCCAACGTTGGGCATTCCGGGCCCCCGTTTCGTGATCCATCCGCCGTTCCCGATTCCCCGCCCGATCCCGATCAAAGTTCATTCGACGCAAATCCAATATTCGCAGGTCGTCCTCCTGAACTTCAACGGCCTGACGTGGCCTCATGTTTCGGTGGCGACGCTGGCGCCTTCCACGCCGATCGCGCCACCGCCTTCGGTCTGGGATGCTGTGCGCAGGGCGCCGTAA
- a CDS encoding DUF2189 domain-containing protein, which yields MWIRNPAEWGAVQIAASGHALRSIGRAMFRPDVDKSLAPQVRRISFADLRNALGQGFDDFLFFRDDVIFICLIYPAVGLALTWAISHSHALPLLFPVFAGFALIGPFAAVWLYEMSRRRERGEKANWIDGFKAFASQSAAEIFKLGLLLIAIYGLWILAAWKIYVLTIGPEMPASLTSLTSNVFTTHAGWTMIAVGCGVGFIFALVVFAISVVSFPLLLDRKVTIFTAIATSIRACEANPGPMLAWGLIIATGLALGMLSALTALIVVLPVLGHATWRLYRKVVV from the coding sequence ATGTGGATCAGGAACCCCGCCGAATGGGGCGCGGTGCAAATCGCCGCCTCAGGCCACGCTTTGCGCTCGATCGGGCGGGCAATGTTTCGTCCCGATGTCGACAAGTCGCTCGCGCCGCAGGTGCGGCGGATTTCCTTCGCCGATCTCAGGAACGCGCTCGGCCAGGGTTTCGACGATTTCCTCTTCTTCCGCGACGATGTGATCTTCATCTGCCTGATTTACCCCGCTGTCGGTCTTGCCTTGACCTGGGCCATATCCCATTCGCACGCGTTGCCGCTGCTGTTTCCGGTCTTTGCCGGCTTCGCCCTGATCGGTCCCTTTGCCGCGGTCTGGCTCTATGAAATGAGCCGCCGGCGTGAACGCGGCGAGAAGGCGAACTGGATCGACGGTTTTAAGGCCTTCGCCTCGCAGTCCGCCGCCGAAATTTTCAAGCTCGGGCTGCTGCTCATCGCCATCTATGGGCTGTGGATCCTCGCGGCGTGGAAAATCTATGTTTTGACGATCGGACCGGAAATGCCGGCGTCGCTTACGTCATTGACCAGTAACGTTTTCACGACCCATGCCGGTTGGACGATGATCGCCGTCGGCTGTGGCGTCGGTTTCATTTTCGCCCTTGTCGTCTTTGCGATCAGCGTCGTGTCCTTTCCCCTGCTTCTCGATCGCAAGGTCACGATCTTCACAGCGATCGCCACGTCCATCCGCGCCTGCGAGGCCAATCCGGGGCCGATGCTGGCCTGGGGCCTGATCATCGCCACGGGGCTCGCCCTGGGCATGCTTTCGGCTTTGACCGCGCTCATCGTCGTGCTGCCGGTCCTCGGCCACGCGACCTGGCGTCTTTACCGCAAGGTTGTCGTTTAG